In one window of Juglans regia cultivar Chandler chromosome 3, Walnut 2.0, whole genome shotgun sequence DNA:
- the LOC109004204 gene encoding ataxin-3 homolog translates to MEGASNGGMLYHEVQESKLCAVHCVNTVLQGPFFSEFDLAALATDLDLKERQMMLDGGAASGDFLSVESHNVSLDGDFSIQVLQKALEVWDLQVIPLDSPVAEHAQVDPELENAFICHLQDHWFCIRKVNGEWYNFDSLYAAPQHLSKFYLSAYLDSLKGFGWSIFLVRGNFPKECPISSSEASNGYGQWLSPEDAERITKSCNSTLAPPQRIDPSQQQSNPFLPSREGEIISEMEDEDLKAAIAASLIDYFPATASSETGHPQNENQTSKEEHQ, encoded by the exons ATGGAGGGAGCGAGCAATGGAGGAATGTTGTACCACGAGGTACAAGAGTCGAAGCTGTGCGCGGTGCATTGCGTGAACACGGTGCTGCAGGGACCTTTCTTCTCCGAATTTGATTTGGCCGCACTGGCCACCGATCTTGATCTCAAGGAGCGCCAGATGATGCTCGATGGGGGCGCCGCCTCCGGCGATTTCCTCTCCGTCGAGTCCCACAACGTCTCTTTAGACGGCGATTTCAGCATCCAG GTGTTGCAAAAGGCTTTAGAGGTGTGGGATTTGCAAGTCATACCCCTTGATTCTCCAGTCGCTGAGCATGCCCAGGTTGACCCTGAGTTGGAAAATGCATTTATCTGTCACTTGCAGGATCATTGGTTCTGTATCAGGAAAGTGAATGGAGAATGGTATAACTTTGATAGTCTCTATGCAGCCCCGCAGCACCTTTCCAAATTTTACCTATCAGCCTATCTGGACTCTTTGAAAGGCTTCGGCTGGAGCATTTTCCTGGTGAGAGGAAACTTCCCAAAAGAATGTCCCATCTCATCCTCTGAAGCTTCAAATGGTTACGGGCAGTGGCTGTCACCCGAAGATGCTGAGAGGATAACTAAATCCTGCAACTCAACACTGGCTCCTCCTCAGAGAATCGATCCGAGTCAACAACAATCAAACCCATTTCTTCCATCTAGGGAAGGAGAAATTATTTCGGAAATGGAAGATGAGGACTTGAAAGCTGCAATAGCTGCTAGCTTGATTGATTATTTCCCAGCCACGGCCAGTTCTGAAACTGGCCAcccacaaaatgaaaatcagaCCAGTAAAGAAGAACatcaatga